Proteins encoded by one window of Manis pentadactyla isolate mManPen7 chromosome X, mManPen7.hap1, whole genome shotgun sequence:
- the LOC130681823 gene encoding zinc finger protein 449-like: MAVPLGSAMQTLNQGSVLEEYDTDREVFRQRFRQFQYEEAAGPRDAFKKLSELCRQWLKPNLGCLEEILEVLVLEQLMQILPIEIQNCTRQFSMKNREALFSLIEFLQTKTDVSEQQVDRQEVLLEALAPVGTAHIPPDIHLESPPVQVMGPAPEAPVAEACIPQGGPQELSYGAAGECQPFLDPGCSWPIRDLRLPKGHQEEPWEKEFHDPKEGMAGLHGSVIGRCRLTEAWEEGKGQLSPRPRRNMSRQKKLETVYPFSVSLDGNGPNSPKHSEELKSPLGTPAEQLPWDGPVPVHDESPSLGEAAESSSREGPLSPRPQKQESPGDLIRHHPGHTEEMPFECAVCKRRFRQRSSLVLHLKTYSGQETYQCHECSMIFCSRVSFIRHLRIHTDGKPHICQSCGKCFRRRRDLTVHQVTHTDERPFLCEYCGKMYRQKSSLSFHLKKPHRVEAIEVYPWL, translated from the exons ATGGCTGTGCCCCTGGGTAGTGCGATGCAGACCTTGAATCAGGGCTCCGTGTTGGAAGAGTATGACACTGACCGTGAAGTCTTCCGCCAGCGCTTCAGACAGTTCCAGTATGAAGAAGCAGCTGGGCCACGTGATGCTTTCAAGAAACTCTCGGAACTTTGCCGTCAGTGGCTGAAGCCAAATTTAGGTTGTCTGGAAGAAATCTTGGAAGTGCTAGTGTTGGAGCAACTCATGCAGATTCTGCCCATAGAGATACAGAACTGCACCAGGCAGTTTAGCATGAAAAATAGAGAAGCTCTTTTTTCACTGATAGAATTCTTACAGACAAAAACTGACGTATCAGAGCAGCAG GTGGATAGGCAGGAAGTGCTCTTGGAAGCACTGGCACCGGTGGGAACGGCGCACATACCACCAGACATCCACCTGGAGTCACCCCCAGTCCAAGTGATGGGACCTGCCCCGGAGGCCCCAGTGGCAGAGGCGTGCATCCCACAGGGAGGGCCGCAGGAGCTGAGCTATGGTGCTGCTGGGGAATGCCAGCCCTTTCTGGACCCAG GATGCTCATGGCCAATCCGGGACCTGAGGCTCCCCAAAGGGCATCAAGAAGAGCCGTGGGAGAAGGAATTCCACGACCCCAAGGAAGGGATGGCAGGACTCCACGGCTCTGTGATAGGTAGGTGCAGGCTCACTGAAGcttgggaggaaggaaaagggcaACTGAGCCCCCGTCCCAGG agaaatatgtCCAGGCAGAAAAAACTGGAAACTGTGtatccattttctgtttctttagatGGAAATGGGCCCAATTCACCCAAACACTCAGAAGAGCTGAAAAGTCCGTTGGGAACTCCCGCAGAGCAGCTGCCGTGGGATGGCCCAGTGCCTGTCCATGACGAGAGCCCGTCTCTAGGAGAGGCAGCTGAGAGCTCCAGCAGGGAAGGGCCCCTCAGCCCCAGACcccagaagcaggaaagtccCGGAGACCTCATAAGGCATCATCCGGGTCACACAGAGGAGATGCCTTTTGAATGCGCTGTGTGTAAGAGGCGATTCAGGCAACGGTCATCCCTTGTATTGCACCTTAAAACTTATTCTGGACAAGAAACATACCAATGTCATGAGTGTAGCATGATTTTCTGTAGTAGAGTAAGTTTTATAAGACACCTGAGAATCCACACAGATGGAAAACCCCATATATGTCAAAGTTGTGGGAAATGTTTTCGTCGACGCCGAGATCTTACTGTACACCAGGTAACGCACACTGATGAGAGACCATTCCTGTGCGAGTATTGTGGGAAAATGTATAGGCAGAAATCAAGCCTtagttttcatttgaaaaaacCACACAGGGTAGAAGCCATAGAAGTGTATCCATGGCTGTAG